The following are encoded together in the Clostridium sp. BJN0013 genome:
- a CDS encoding HAD family hydrolase produces the protein MLKNTKGVIFDMDGTLVDSMWLWESIDKKILNKRNIPMPENLKEAIQTMNFYEVAKYFKTRFNLPESVEEIQNECYETCVYEYSTNIPLKHGAKEFLLLLKQKNIKIGLATSNYRELTEISLKKNKVYDLFDAITTVSEVKRGKSFPDIFLLTAKKLNLSPKDCIVFEDILPAVKGAKAAGMAVVGVYDFYSDYQWDDIIKHADMYIFKYKDLTEDSVKFSSLSELLNIM, from the coding sequence ATGCTCAAAAACACTAAAGGGGTTATTTTTGATATGGATGGAACCCTTGTAGATTCTATGTGGCTATGGGAAAGTATTGATAAAAAAATTTTAAATAAAAGGAACATACCAATGCCCGAAAATTTAAAAGAGGCTATACAAACTATGAATTTTTACGAAGTTGCTAAATACTTCAAAACCAGATTTAATCTACCGGAAAGCGTAGAGGAAATTCAAAATGAATGTTATGAAACATGTGTTTATGAATACTCTACAAATATACCATTAAAGCATGGTGCCAAAGAGTTTTTGCTTCTATTAAAACAAAAAAACATTAAAATAGGCCTAGCTACAAGTAATTATAGGGAGTTAACAGAAATAAGCCTTAAGAAGAATAAGGTATATGATCTTTTTGATGCTATAACCACGGTATCTGAAGTCAAAAGAGGTAAAAGTTTTCCTGATATATTTCTTTTAACTGCTAAAAAATTAAATTTATCTCCTAAAGATTGTATAGTATTTGAAGATATCTTGCCTGCAGTTAAAGGTGCCAAAGCTGCTGGTATGGCTGTAGTAGGAGTATATGATTTCTATTCAGATTATCAATGGGATGATATAATAAAACATGCAGATATGTATATATTTAAATACAAAGATTTAACAGAAGATAGTGTGAAATTTTCATCTTTAAGTGAGCTATTGAATATAATGTAA
- a CDS encoding 2-phosphosulfolactate phosphatase family protein, whose amino-acid sequence MKIDIIISADDIKEEKILHKSVIIVDMLRATSVIITAINNGCKEVIPVLTIEEALEIYNKNKQKYIMGGERKALKIEGFHCSNSPLEYSRQVVENKILVITTSNGTRAIKGSIMAKNILIGALINADEVASRSINLNNDVVIVNAGTYGQFSIDDFICSGYIINCIIKKIKANLTDISKTALYIYEQNPDIITFIKKASHYKRIKKLKLCDDLEYCCRKDIIKIVPEYIDGIIKYI is encoded by the coding sequence TTGAAAATAGATATAATAATATCAGCAGATGATATAAAGGAAGAAAAGATTTTGCATAAATCTGTAATAATAGTAGATATGCTTAGAGCAACATCTGTAATAATTACTGCTATTAATAATGGATGCAAGGAAGTAATACCAGTATTAACAATAGAAGAGGCTTTGGAAATATACAATAAAAATAAACAAAAATATATAATGGGAGGAGAGAGGAAAGCTTTAAAAATAGAAGGATTTCATTGTTCTAATTCTCCCTTGGAATATAGTAGACAGGTTGTAGAAAATAAGATACTAGTAATTACCACAAGTAATGGAACTAGAGCTATAAAGGGAAGTATAATGGCTAAAAATATATTGATAGGTGCTCTTATAAATGCAGATGAGGTAGCAAGTAGAAGTATAAATTTAAATAATGATGTGGTAATAGTTAATGCAGGTACCTATGGACAATTTTCTATAGATGATTTTATATGCAGTGGATACATAATAAATTGTATAATAAAAAAGATAAAAGCTAATCTTACAGATATATCTAAGACTGCATTATATATTTATGAACAGAATCCAGATATTATAACATTTATAAAAAAAGCATCTCATTATAAAAGAATAAAAAAGTTAAAATTATGTGATGATTTAGAATACTGCTGCAGGAAAGATATAATAAAAATTGTTCCAGAATATATAGATGGAATAATCAAATATATATAA
- a CDS encoding TIGR01212 family radical SAM protein (This family includes YhcC from E. coli K-12, an uncharacterized radical SAM protein.) translates to MQWGDKAYYNLNYYLRKKFGCKVFKISLDGGFSCPNRDGKISRGGCIFCSERGAGDFAGDRNLSITDQFYNIRKMMNKKWKQGKYIVYFQAYTNTYAPVEILRKKYEEAIRQEGVVGMAIATRPDCLEADVLELLHEFNKKIYIWVELGLQTSNEYTAKKINRGYSLYTFEKAVYNLRKRNIDVVTHVIMGLPGENQNDMINTVKYISGQDIQGLKFHLLHLMKHTPMIKLYNEGRLKFMTQQEYVDIICMALSNIRPDIVIHRLTGDAPKDLLIEPKWSLKKWEILNEIDKAMKDKNIYQGIYCS, encoded by the coding sequence ATGCAATGGGGAGATAAAGCATATTATAATTTAAATTATTATTTAAGAAAAAAATTTGGATGTAAAGTATTTAAAATATCTTTAGATGGGGGATTTTCCTGTCCTAACAGGGACGGTAAAATAAGTAGGGGAGGATGTATTTTTTGTAGTGAAAGAGGAGCAGGAGATTTTGCAGGAGATAGGAATCTTTCTATAACGGATCAATTTTATAATATAAGAAAAATGATGAATAAAAAGTGGAAACAGGGAAAATATATAGTATATTTTCAAGCCTATACAAATACGTATGCTCCTGTAGAAATTCTTAGGAAAAAATATGAAGAAGCTATAAGGCAGGAAGGAGTGGTGGGTATGGCAATAGCCACCAGGCCTGATTGCCTTGAGGCTGATGTTTTAGAACTGTTACATGAGTTTAATAAAAAAATTTATATTTGGGTAGAACTTGGCCTTCAAACTTCTAATGAGTATACTGCTAAAAAGATAAATAGAGGGTATAGCCTATATACCTTTGAAAAGGCTGTATATAACCTTAGGAAGAGGAATATTGATGTAGTAACGCATGTGATAATGGGTTTGCCGGGAGAAAATCAAAATGATATGATAAATACAGTAAAATATATTTCAGGACAAGATATACAAGGATTAAAATTTCATCTACTTCATTTAATGAAACATACTCCTATGATTAAATTATATAATGAAGGTAGACTGAAATTTATGACTCAGCAGGAATATGTAGATATAATATGCATGGCTTTATCAAATATTCGTCCTGACATTGTAATCCACAGATTAACAGGAGATGCTCCCAAGGATTTACTTATAGAACCTAAGTGGAGCTTAAAAAAGTGGGAAATCTTAAATGAAATTGATAAAGCCATGAAAGATAAAAATATATATCAGGGAATATATTGTAGTTAG
- a CDS encoding transporter — MKEKIILIFQLSTVFIGTVVGAGLASGQEISQFFTQYGYKSFIGILACSIIYIIMSIIIINISIKYKLNSYDGLIKLVSPGFLGMATNFLTTFFLIGSSAIILAGSGALIHQYFNLPRWVGMLLMLIISTIVLSRNIKGLIEINSIIVPSLILVILTLFILYLAFYKNINISYLKSIPHYKNNWFFSALIYAGFNILCYSGVLIPLTLSINKKKSLIAGSIIGSLGLTILTLIINFLLILNIPYIFKYEIPLLYIANRFGKALQIMILLIIWLEMFSTEVSNIYSVGKNFQEIFNISYKKSIFIIILITIPVSQIGFVNLISFLYPAFGVVSLIFIIQCIIFYLKN; from the coding sequence TTGAAAGAAAAAATAATTTTAATTTTTCAGTTATCTACAGTTTTTATAGGAACTGTAGTTGGAGCAGGCTTAGCATCCGGACAAGAAATTAGCCAATTTTTTACACAGTATGGTTATAAGAGCTTTATAGGTATATTAGCCTGTTCTATTATTTACATAATAATGTCTATCATAATAATAAACATAAGTATAAAATACAAATTAAACTCTTATGATGGTCTTATAAAGTTGGTCAGTCCTGGATTTTTAGGTATGGCTACTAATTTTTTGACTACCTTTTTTTTAATTGGAAGTTCAGCAATAATATTAGCTGGAAGCGGTGCTTTAATACATCAATACTTCAACCTTCCTAGATGGGTAGGTATGCTATTGATGTTAATTATATCTACAATTGTACTATCTAGAAATATTAAGGGTCTTATAGAAATAAATTCAATCATAGTACCTTCCCTTATATTAGTTATACTCACTTTATTTATACTATATCTAGCTTTTTATAAGAATATAAACATTTCCTACTTAAAAAGTATACCTCATTATAAAAATAATTGGTTTTTTTCTGCACTAATATATGCAGGATTTAACATATTATGCTATAGTGGGGTGTTAATACCCCTAACCCTTTCCATAAATAAAAAGAAAAGTCTTATAGCTGGTTCCATTATAGGCTCTTTAGGTCTTACTATATTGACTCTTATTATAAATTTTTTATTGATTTTAAACATACCCTATATTTTTAAATATGAAATTCCACTACTTTATATAGCCAATCGTTTTGGAAAAGCACTTCAGATAATGATACTCCTTATAATCTGGCTCGAAATGTTTTCTACCGAAGTGTCTAATATATATAGTGTAGGAAAAAATTTTCAAGAAATATTTAATATATCTTATAAAAAATCGATATTTATAATAATTCTTATTACAATTCCCGTATCTCAAATTGGTTTTGTAAATCTTATTTCTTTTCTATATCCAGCTTTTGGAGTAGTTAGTCTTATATTTATAATACAATGTATAATTTTTTACCTTAAAAATTAA
- a CDS encoding radical SAM protein, which yields MMNYLKNCQLCHRYCKINRLEGNTGFCNAGKNIKIAKVCLHNWEEPCISGSKGSGTVFFSNCNLKCVFCQNYPISANGIGKEVSIKKLSEIFLFQQNKGAHNINLVTPTHYIPQIIEALDIAKSHGLSLPVLFNTNSYETLSALKALKGHIDVYLPDLKYFSNKYSIKYSSAPDYFIHATKAIEEMFNQVGSVKFDKNGLITKGVIIRHLMLPGLLFDSKKIIDYIYNTFGDSVYISIMNQYTPLYKSFKFPEINKPLNLKHYNSFINYCLSLGIKNAFIQSSGTCSKNFVPHFDLQGI from the coding sequence ATGATGAATTATCTTAAAAATTGCCAATTATGTCATAGGTATTGTAAGATAAATAGATTGGAGGGAAACACCGGATTTTGTAATGCAGGTAAAAATATAAAAATAGCTAAAGTATGTCTGCACAATTGGGAAGAACCTTGTATCTCTGGAAGTAAAGGTTCTGGAACCGTATTTTTTTCCAACTGCAATTTAAAATGTGTTTTTTGTCAGAACTACCCAATAAGTGCCAATGGTATTGGAAAGGAAGTATCTATAAAAAAACTCAGTGAAATTTTTCTATTTCAACAAAACAAGGGGGCTCACAACATAAATTTAGTTACACCTACACATTATATTCCTCAAATAATTGAAGCTTTGGATATAGCAAAATCACACGGTCTCAGTTTGCCAGTGTTATTTAATACAAACAGTTATGAAACTTTATCTGCATTAAAAGCTTTAAAAGGACACATAGATGTATATCTGCCAGATCTAAAATATTTTAGTAATAAATATTCCATTAAATACTCTAGTGCTCCAGATTATTTCATTCATGCTACAAAAGCTATAGAAGAAATGTTCAATCAAGTAGGCAGTGTAAAATTTGATAAAAATGGCTTAATAACAAAGGGAGTTATAATAAGGCATCTTATGCTTCCCGGGCTACTATTTGACTCTAAAAAAATAATAGATTATATTTATAATACCTTTGGTGATTCAGTATACATAAGCATTATGAATCAATATACTCCTCTATATAAATCTTTCAAATTTCCTGAAATAAATAAACCTCTAAATTTGAAACACTATAATTCCTTTATAAATTACTGCCTTTCATTAGGTATAAAAAATGCATTTATTCAAAGCAGTGGAACTTGTTCTAAAAATTTTGTACCCCATTTCGACTTACAGGGAATTTAG
- a CDS encoding heme NO-binding domain-containing protein: MKGTVIATWMRTCRKLYNDKTVNDAMNSVRWGASKIFSPVENVNDGEVKKVIEYIAKANDEDIKELWKKIGLDNINAFYKDYPAFFEHENLYSFLRSMFDVHVAMTKKFPGAKPPLVKINPISSKTAVFEYKSERGMFDYLIGMIEGSAKFFGEKLKIEQIDRNNDSARFKFTFDKEIYYKKVYGLNKFLSFGIINNIGLKMGIINFVFCLIMSILIFGLNDWLKSIVISILVFFASYISCSILMRPKSIIMETIDKINNSNYIEDGDIETNDFFEDIFNLLKKHKNVIKADFTGFKGVTDEMSTFVSNINEISNSMNSTSSEISDVVEQVANCAVDQAENTQNVVTVLNDNITHLKDIVEDENNNKLELEKSIDKINNSYENIDNTSKNILAILQSFGEVNDRGLELQSKVEDITGIVSVVSEISEQTNLLALNASIEAARAGEQGKGFVVVAEEIRILAKQSQGAVKDINSNLIEFVDEIKVLVDKIESQFNVLKEENENLKDVRNISYEATTAAATVAESMIKTIDKLNIQSEAISGIYENMESLAAIAQQNSASSEEVSASVSSYTNEIKNLMSNIHEFKNITESFKAELYKYKI; encoded by the coding sequence ATGAAAGGTACTGTTATTGCTACATGGATGAGAACTTGCAGAAAATTATATAATGACAAAACTGTAAATGATGCTATGAATTCAGTTAGGTGGGGGGCATCCAAGATATTTTCCCCTGTAGAGAATGTAAATGACGGAGAAGTAAAAAAAGTAATAGAATATATAGCAAAAGCTAATGATGAAGATATAAAAGAATTATGGAAAAAAATAGGCCTTGATAATATAAATGCTTTTTACAAAGATTATCCAGCTTTTTTTGAACATGAAAATTTATATTCATTTTTAAGATCAATGTTTGATGTCCATGTAGCTATGACTAAGAAATTTCCAGGAGCTAAACCACCTTTGGTAAAGATTAATCCTATATCTTCAAAAACTGCTGTATTTGAGTATAAATCCGAAAGAGGTATGTTTGATTATCTTATAGGAATGATAGAGGGAAGTGCTAAGTTTTTTGGTGAAAAGTTGAAAATAGAACAAATAGATAGAAATAATGATTCAGCAAGGTTCAAATTTACCTTTGATAAGGAAATATATTATAAGAAGGTATATGGGCTTAACAAATTTCTTTCATTTGGAATTATAAATAATATAGGGTTAAAAATGGGAATAATTAATTTTGTATTTTGTTTAATAATGTCTATTTTAATATTTGGATTAAATGATTGGCTTAAGTCTATAGTAATTTCAATATTAGTTTTTTTTGCATCATATATTTCCTGTTCTATACTTATGAGACCTAAATCCATCATAATGGAAACCATAGATAAAATTAATAACAGTAATTATATTGAAGATGGGGATATAGAGACAAATGATTTTTTTGAGGATATATTTAATCTTCTTAAAAAACATAAAAATGTTATTAAAGCAGATTTTACAGGATTTAAGGGTGTAACTGATGAGATGAGTACTTTTGTGTCTAATATAAATGAAATATCTAATTCTATGAACAGTACTTCAAGTGAAATATCGGACGTGGTGGAACAAGTAGCCAACTGTGCTGTGGATCAGGCAGAAAATACTCAGAATGTGGTGACAGTATTGAATGATAATATTACACACTTAAAGGATATAGTGGAGGATGAGAATAATAATAAACTGGAATTAGAAAAATCAATAGATAAAATAAATAATAGTTATGAGAATATAGACAATACTAGTAAAAATATACTAGCTATATTACAGAGTTTTGGAGAGGTTAATGATAGAGGATTAGAACTTCAGTCAAAAGTAGAAGATATTACAGGTATAGTTTCGGTAGTTTCAGAGATTTCAGAACAGACTAATTTATTGGCACTGAATGCTTCCATTGAGGCAGCTCGAGCTGGAGAACAAGGGAAGGGATTTGTAGTAGTAGCAGAGGAGATTAGAATTTTAGCAAAACAATCTCAAGGTGCAGTTAAGGATATAAATTCTAATTTAATTGAATTTGTAGATGAAATAAAGGTATTGGTAGATAAAATAGAATCACAATTTAATGTTCTTAAAGAAGAAAACGAAAATTTAAAAGATGTCAGGAATATAAGCTATGAAGCAACTACTGCAGCGGCAACAGTAGCTGAATCTATGATAAAAACTATAGATAAGTTGAATATACAGTCAGAAGCTATATCTGGAATATATGAAAATATGGAGTCTTTAGCTGCAATTGCACAGCAAAATTCAGCATCCTCTGAAGAAGTAAGTGCTAGTGTATCCAGTTATACTAATGAAATTAAAAATCTTATGAGTAATATACATGAATTTAAAAATATAACAGAATCTTTTAAAGCAGAATTATATAAATATAAAATATAA
- a CDS encoding helix-turn-helix transcriptional regulator: MSRVGEKIKSARIELGISQKLLGKKLGVSEKFINEVELGRKIASQGIIDKLSKILGKNINDITMFFEEQVYEEEKNEKFSPVSKKEKVQDVWSEAFSSVLKKIPIYGYNMNRVINFKQLLIINNKVEGYAQDKVIYLQIESNDMEGFRIQHGDLALAHITGEIENNSICLVEYNGKRELRQIKKLDNKKVLLISSKNSIRTETLEIKDLKVIAKLDKLEIKL, translated from the coding sequence ATGAGTAGAGTAGGAGAAAAAATAAAATCTGCAAGAATAGAATTAGGAATTAGTCAAAAATTATTGGGTAAAAAATTAGGTGTATCAGAAAAATTTATTAATGAAGTAGAATTAGGAAGGAAAATAGCAAGTCAAGGTATAATTGATAAATTGTCTAAAATTTTAGGTAAAAATATAAATGATATAACTATGTTCTTTGAGGAACAGGTGTATGAAGAAGAAAAAAATGAGAAATTTTCTCCTGTATCTAAAAAAGAAAAAGTTCAGGATGTTTGGAGCGAAGCATTTAGTTCAGTTTTAAAAAAGATACCTATTTATGGATATAATATGAATAGAGTAATTAATTTTAAGCAGTTACTCATAATAAATAACAAAGTAGAAGGATATGCTCAAGACAAGGTTATTTATTTACAAATAGAAAGTAATGATATGGAAGGCTTTAGAATACAACATGGAGATCTAGCCTTAGCACATATAACTGGAGAAATTGAGAATAATTCCATATGCCTTGTTGAATATAATGGGAAAAGAGAGTTAAGACAAATAAAAAAATTGGATAATAAAAAAGTTCTACTCATAAGTAGTAAAAATAGTATAAGAACTGAAACATTAGAAATCAAAGATTTAAAAGTAATTGCAAAATTAGATAAGTTGGAAATAAAATTATAA
- the murI gene encoding glutamate racemase: protein MDSEDRPIGFFDSGVGGISVLKEAVKILSNENFVYFGDSKMAPYGVRTVEEVKRLTFNAVEFLLKKNIKALVVACNTATSAAIIDLRKVYSKYMPIVGIEPALKPAVECNRKGNIIIMATPMTLEESKFNNLMRRYSNSNILPLPCSGLVELIEEGKTEGAEIEHYLEKKLNPLKENGIAAIVLGCTHYPFIKKSISKVLNQDVPILDGSKGTVRQLKRQLIKYHIEGNKNKIGKIKIFNSMNSQYIIKLSYKLLKE, encoded by the coding sequence GTGGATTCTGAGGATAGACCAATTGGTTTTTTTGATTCAGGAGTGGGTGGAATAAGTGTATTAAAAGAAGCTGTTAAAATCTTATCCAATGAAAATTTTGTTTATTTCGGGGATTCAAAGATGGCACCTTATGGAGTCAGAACTGTAGAAGAGGTCAAAAGACTCACATTTAATGCTGTAGAATTTTTATTAAAGAAAAATATAAAGGCCTTAGTAGTGGCATGTAATACGGCGACTAGTGCTGCTATAATAGATCTACGAAAAGTGTACAGTAAATATATGCCTATAGTGGGTATAGAGCCAGCCTTAAAACCTGCAGTAGAATGTAATAGAAAAGGAAATATAATAATAATGGCAACACCTATGACTCTAGAGGAAAGTAAATTTAATAATCTTATGAGAAGATATAGTAATTCAAATATCTTACCACTTCCCTGCAGTGGTTTAGTAGAACTTATTGAGGAGGGAAAAACAGAAGGAGCGGAAATAGAGCATTATTTAGAAAAAAAGTTAAATCCTTTAAAGGAAAATGGAATTGCAGCAATAGTATTGGGATGTACCCATTATCCTTTTATAAAAAAAAGTATATCCAAAGTTTTAAATCAGGATGTCCCTATACTAGATGGAAGTAAAGGAACCGTTAGACAATTGAAAAGACAACTTATTAAATATCATATAGAAGGCAATAAAAATAAAATTGGAAAGATAAAGATATTTAACTCTATGAATAGTCAATATATAATAAAGTTAAGTTATAAACTTTTAAAAGAGTAA
- a CDS encoding glutamine synthetase, whose translation MLKDLIYVIPKTMQSEDSLKETLTSHPEIKFVSLVGIDLSGNDTDEKIPIKIFLKDISGFLKGSIQTDGSSVVLPGIATLNNAKVDMVCDCDVNWYVDYNTNNIDPETNKPVGTLRIPCFFYHEHKAVDSRYVLKNCIQHFETNLLNLFKEYPNSLSSFGVKYEDIDDVVATCATELEFWVNTPNNSAEIEELSTSQTLQEQYWTRTKGAVRTALEQTLSVMELYGLEPEMGHKEVGGIKSNIDDKGRFNHIMEQLEIDWKYSTAVQSVDNELLVKSIVKETFRNNGLEVTFLAKPIDGVAGSGEHTHIGMALKLKSGKMINLFSSTKNHFLSIFGYASVMGILKNYEVINPFVSSTTDALRRLKPGFEAPVCIVTSIGHSVEIPSRNRTVLIGVVRDLENPLGTRFELRAPNPRTNTYLAVTGLYMAMLDGITYAVTNAKTEDELLAELSKKPEEDASYLEKGRAYRSEEDVFEDFTDEERTKFFGKAPATVYENLIAIDKYPEKKAVLTKGNVLNDKLINSFKLGAIKRWLVELNHRILNEYINEIRNYKLLHSVDKALDLDVATWMKIDTLKCYLMKDSYSNKSLFSKIRIASEEENYEEVSKLQIEVEQKMSELRELYSIYKKNLLDI comes from the coding sequence ATGTTAAAAGATTTAATCTATGTAATACCTAAGACCATGCAATCTGAAGATAGCTTAAAAGAAACACTAACTTCCCACCCTGAGATAAAATTTGTATCCCTTGTAGGTATAGACCTTTCAGGAAATGATACTGATGAAAAAATCCCCATTAAAATTTTCCTAAAAGATATATCTGGATTTTTAAAAGGCTCAATTCAGACTGATGGTTCATCTGTAGTTCTTCCAGGTATAGCTACACTAAACAATGCGAAAGTTGACATGGTATGTGATTGTGATGTAAATTGGTATGTAGACTATAATACTAATAATATCGATCCTGAAACAAATAAACCCGTAGGAACACTTAGAATCCCATGCTTTTTCTATCATGAACACAAGGCTGTGGATTCTAGATATGTACTAAAAAATTGCATACAACACTTTGAAACAAACCTTCTAAATCTATTCAAAGAATATCCAAATTCCCTGTCTTCTTTTGGAGTAAAATATGAAGATATAGATGATGTAGTTGCTACATGTGCAACAGAGTTAGAATTCTGGGTAAATACTCCTAATAACTCTGCTGAAATTGAAGAATTATCTACATCTCAAACACTACAAGAACAATATTGGACTAGAACTAAGGGTGCAGTAAGGACTGCTTTAGAACAAACACTTTCAGTCATGGAATTATACGGATTGGAACCTGAAATGGGGCATAAAGAAGTAGGAGGAATAAAATCTAATATTGATGATAAGGGAAGATTTAATCATATAATGGAGCAACTTGAAATAGATTGGAAATATTCTACTGCAGTACAATCTGTGGACAATGAATTGCTGGTAAAAAGTATAGTTAAAGAAACTTTCAGAAATAATGGATTAGAGGTTACTTTCCTAGCTAAACCTATAGATGGAGTAGCTGGAAGTGGAGAACATACTCACATAGGCATGGCATTGAAACTGAAAAGTGGTAAAATGATAAATTTATTTTCTTCTACTAAAAATCACTTTTTAAGTATTTTTGGTTACGCTTCAGTAATGGGAATACTTAAAAACTATGAGGTTATAAATCCTTTTGTTTCTTCTACAACCGATGCCTTAAGAAGATTAAAACCTGGATTTGAAGCACCTGTTTGTATAGTAACTTCTATAGGACATTCTGTCGAGATACCTTCAAGAAACAGAACTGTACTCATAGGAGTCGTAAGAGATTTAGAAAATCCTTTAGGTACAAGATTTGAACTTAGAGCACCAAATCCTCGTACTAATACTTATCTTGCTGTAACAGGATTATATATGGCTATGTTAGATGGAATAACCTATGCAGTAACCAACGCTAAAACAGAAGATGAGCTTTTAGCTGAGTTATCCAAAAAACCTGAAGAAGATGCATCGTATCTAGAAAAAGGAAGAGCTTATAGAAGTGAGGAAGATGTATTTGAAGATTTTACTGATGAAGAAAGAACTAAGTTCTTTGGTAAAGCTCCTGCAACTGTATACGAAAATTTAATTGCCATCGATAAATATCCAGAAAAGAAAGCTGTGTTAACTAAAGGCAATGTATTAAATGACAAATTAATAAATAGCTTTAAATTAGGTGCTATAAAAAGATGGTTAGTAGAACTAAATCATAGAATTTTAAATGAATATATTAACGAAATAAGGAATTACAAACTTCTCCACTCTGTGGATAAAGCTCTAGATTTAGACGTGGCTACCTGGATGAAAATAGATACTTTGAAATGCTACTTAATGAAAGACTCTTACTCTAATAAAAGTTTATTCTCTAAGATAAGAATTGCATCAGAGGAGGAAAATTATGAGGAAGTATCTAAACTTCAAATAGAAGTAGAACAAAAAATGTCAGAATTAAGAGAATTATACTCTATATACAAAAAAAATTTACTTGATATCTAA
- a CDS encoding IS256 family transposase — translation MSNISKEILRNYVNEQKFKSPDEVLAAMKEMFKDVLQEALEAEMDTQLGYDKYDVTEKQTTNSRNGYSKKTIKSELGAVELNIPRDRNGKYEPKIIPKYKRNATGIEDKVMALYAAGMTTRDISEQVKNLYDVDLSPEMVSNITNRILPVVAEWQNRPLEKTYSFVFMDAIHYKVREDKQIIVKAAYVVLGVNMDGQKEVLGIWIGANESSKFWLSVLNDLKNRGVCNVLVFCVDGLNGFKEAIGAVYPFAKIQRCIIHQLRSSMKYIPYKDKKAFAKDLKAVYGAVNEDAALENLMDAKEKWEGKYPNAIKSWEDNWDNLVTFFMFPDYIRKIMYTTNAIESLNSQFRKVTKAKLIFPNDDSLMKMLYLATQRISKKWTRSYENWDMVVNQLNILFSEVLNKGA, via the coding sequence ATGTCGAATATTTCTAAAGAAATTTTAAGGAATTATGTGAATGAACAAAAATTTAAAAGTCCTGATGAAGTCCTGGCTGCCATGAAGGAAATGTTTAAAGATGTTCTTCAAGAAGCATTGGAAGCAGAAATGGATACCCAGCTTGGATATGACAAATATGATGTAACTGAAAAACAAACAACTAATAGTAGGAATGGGTATTCCAAGAAAACTATAAAATCCGAGTTGGGTGCCGTTGAGCTTAATATCCCCCGGGATAGAAACGGTAAATATGAGCCTAAAATTATTCCAAAGTATAAAAGAAATGCGACTGGCATTGAAGATAAAGTCATGGCTCTATATGCAGCAGGAATGACTACAAGAGATATATCAGAACAGGTGAAAAATCTTTATGACGTAGATCTTTCTCCAGAAATGGTATCAAATATAACAAATAGAATTCTTCCAGTGGTTGCAGAATGGCAAAACAGACCACTTGAAAAAACTTATTCTTTTGTATTTATGGATGCAATTCACTATAAAGTGCGGGAAGATAAGCAAATTATAGTTAAGGCTGCCTATGTGGTACTTGGTGTAAATATGGATGGACAAAAAGAAGTCCTTGGTATATGGATAGGTGCAAATGAAAGCAGTAAATTTTGGCTTTCAGTACTCAATGACCTTAAAAATAGGGGAGTTTGCAATGTACTTGTATTTTGTGTGGATGGACTTAATGGATTTAAGGAGGCAATAGGAGCTGTATATCCTTTTGCCAAAATCCAGAGATGTATAATCCATCAGCTGAGAAGCAGTATGAAATATATACCCTATAAGGATAAAAAGGCATTTGCAAAAGACTTAAAAGCTGTCTATGGTGCAGTAAATGAGGATGCCGCACTTGAGAATCTCATGGATGCAAAAGAAAAATGGGAAGGTAAATATCCAAATGCCATAAAAAGCTGGGAAGACAACTGGGATAACCTTGTAACTTTTTTCATGTTTCCTGATTATATCCGTAAAATCATGTATACTACAAATGCCATAGAGAGCCTTAACAGTCAGTTCAGGAAAGTAACCAAAGCTAAGCTTATATTTCCAAATGACGATAGTCTCATGAAAATGCTGTACCTTGCCACGCAGAGAATAAGCAAGAAATGGACTCGTTCCTATGAAAATTGGGATATGGTTGTAAACCAGCTTAACATACTATTCAGCGAAGTATTGAACAAAGGAGCTTAA